Proteins found in one Pontibacter sp. SGAir0037 genomic segment:
- a CDS encoding DUF3298 and DUF4163 domain-containing protein, whose amino-acid sequence MYTTHFIRLAIVLLSACSLWSCQSQQEQASAVATERLQFRVENLQRTSDDCSPDSSTCARLHITYPVATAGPAALRQSINHYVQQRLQLMRYDFGPDADTSATSYTDAAEKLANLFFEERQRYKESTQQMPDPPHPGLYGWELQVKGQPLYVSARVVSLLFDNFTYLGGAHGNPTRILQSFDSTGHLLSLPEMVNDTVKLQALAEQQFRQVRKEMVGDMPLSEAGLFITGNTLPLPQNYALTAEGLQLYYNPYEIGPYAMGATELLLPYNFLKGLLRPAYFP is encoded by the coding sequence ATGTATACAACCCATTTTATCAGGCTGGCTATAGTGCTGTTGAGCGCCTGTAGCCTCTGGTCCTGCCAATCGCAGCAGGAACAGGCAAGTGCAGTTGCAACTGAACGCCTGCAGTTCAGGGTTGAGAACCTGCAGCGTACCTCTGATGACTGCAGCCCTGACAGCTCCACCTGTGCCAGGCTGCACATTACCTACCCTGTAGCCACTGCCGGGCCCGCAGCATTGCGCCAAAGCATTAACCACTATGTACAGCAGCGGTTACAGCTCATGCGTTACGATTTTGGTCCTGATGCGGACACATCTGCCACAAGCTATACCGATGCTGCCGAAAAGCTTGCCAACCTGTTTTTTGAGGAGCGCCAGCGCTACAAGGAGAGCACTCAGCAAATGCCTGACCCACCGCATCCAGGCCTGTATGGGTGGGAGCTGCAGGTAAAGGGCCAGCCGCTTTATGTGTCGGCCCGGGTGGTGTCGCTGCTTTTCGATAACTTCACTTATCTTGGGGGTGCACACGGAAACCCTACCCGCATCCTGCAAAGTTTCGACAGCACCGGGCATCTGCTCTCCCTGCCTGAGATGGTTAACGATACCGTAAAACTGCAGGCACTGGCGGAGCAGCAGTTCAGGCAGGTACGAAAGGAAATGGTAGGCGACATGCCGCTCTCGGAAGCAGGTCTCTTTATTACAGGTAATACACTTCCTCTGCCTCAGAACTACGCCCTCACCGCAGAAGGACTGCAGCTCTACTATAACCCTTACGAGATCGGGCCCTATGCCATGGGTGCCACTGAACTGCTACTGCCCTACAACTTCCTGAAGGGCCTGCTGCGGCCAGCTTACTTTCCATAG
- a CDS encoding glycoside hydrolase family 9 protein encodes MMHLYLYDQSKGGKIARLVGLLLLFLLGLFLQSPAQSISKYIVVDQFGYPETARKVAVIRNPVTGFDAAESFQPGTVYRVVNASTGQTALEGTPTSWNNGQEDPSSGDKAWHFDFSLVTTPGTYYVLDVAQQVKSYDFMIHNSVYQNVLKQAVRTYFYQRAGMAKEAKYAGAAWADAISYAGNLQDSQARLYNAKTNAATQKDLSGGWFDAGDMNKYVNFVHGPVIQLLRAYEEKPAAWTDNYNIPESGNGIPDILDEVKYEIDWLWRMQNADGSVLSIVGYQGDASPPSSDKTQRCYGPASTSATLTGAAIYAYAAKVYKTLGTPAMLAYADQLQTAAEKAWAWADANPDVLFRNNDNANNSQGLGAGQQEVDDYTRSMFKLSAATFLYALTDKAVYKAYFDANYTKSHLFEWSYAYPFEPVTQDALLYYTSLPNATESVKTAIRDKFTAAMKSNSENLPAITSVKDPYLAHLNDYTWGSNSFKMIQGLMIYDLITYDLDPANTETYQHAAAGYVHSLHGVNPMQLVYLSNMFNDGAENGVREFYHSWFKDGSAKWDRVGTSQFGPPPGFLTGGPNPSYDWDGVCPGNAGCNAISITPPKGQPAQKSYKDFNHSWPLNSWSVTENSTGYQANYIRLLSKFVTLSPQAPLAVKAEQVATFSLYPNPAQQVVHIGLPELVKGKIAVKIQDVQGKEVLSGSFDNKASFSLPTTDLADGIYILQVMYANRVMTKKFVKQ; translated from the coding sequence ATGATGCACTTATACCTGTATGACCAATCTAAAGGAGGTAAAATAGCCCGATTAGTGGGTTTGCTCCTGCTTTTTTTGCTTGGGCTCTTTCTGCAAAGCCCGGCCCAGTCAATCTCGAAGTACATAGTCGTTGATCAGTTTGGCTATCCCGAAACAGCCAGAAAAGTAGCTGTTATCCGCAATCCGGTAACAGGCTTTGATGCCGCAGAGTCTTTCCAGCCCGGAACAGTTTACCGTGTTGTCAACGCATCTACCGGGCAGACGGCGCTGGAGGGCACGCCCACCAGTTGGAACAATGGTCAGGAAGATCCAAGCTCCGGCGATAAAGCCTGGCATTTCGATTTCTCACTGGTCACAACGCCCGGCACCTATTATGTGCTGGATGTTGCGCAGCAAGTGAAATCTTACGACTTCATGATTCATAACTCGGTGTATCAGAACGTGCTGAAACAGGCAGTACGGACTTATTTCTACCAGCGGGCCGGTATGGCCAAAGAAGCGAAGTATGCCGGGGCAGCCTGGGCCGATGCTATTAGTTATGCCGGGAATTTACAAGATTCCCAGGCCCGGCTCTATAACGCCAAAACCAATGCGGCTACGCAAAAAGATCTGAGTGGCGGCTGGTTCGATGCCGGCGACATGAATAAATACGTGAACTTCGTGCATGGTCCGGTAATCCAGTTATTAAGAGCTTACGAAGAAAAGCCTGCTGCCTGGACCGACAACTATAATATTCCGGAGTCTGGAAACGGGATACCTGATATACTGGATGAGGTGAAGTATGAAATTGATTGGTTATGGAGGATGCAGAACGCAGACGGCTCCGTGTTGAGCATTGTGGGCTATCAGGGCGATGCCAGCCCGCCTTCCAGCGACAAAACGCAGCGGTGCTATGGCCCGGCTTCTACCTCCGCTACCTTAACCGGGGCGGCCATTTATGCCTATGCGGCGAAAGTATATAAAACGTTAGGTACACCTGCCATGCTGGCGTATGCCGATCAGTTGCAAACTGCCGCCGAAAAAGCCTGGGCCTGGGCCGATGCGAATCCGGATGTGCTGTTTCGCAACAACGATAACGCCAATAATTCGCAGGGGTTGGGCGCAGGCCAGCAAGAGGTGGACGATTATACCCGGAGCATGTTCAAGCTATCGGCGGCCACTTTTCTATATGCTTTAACCGATAAGGCCGTGTATAAAGCTTACTTCGATGCGAACTATACTAAGTCTCACTTGTTCGAATGGAGCTATGCTTATCCGTTTGAGCCTGTTACGCAGGACGCCTTGTTGTATTACACGTCCCTTCCTAACGCAACCGAATCCGTGAAAACAGCTATCCGGGATAAGTTTACGGCGGCCATGAAGAGCAACTCTGAAAATTTACCAGCCATAACCTCGGTAAAGGATCCTTACCTGGCGCATTTAAACGACTATACCTGGGGAAGCAACAGCTTTAAAATGATACAGGGGTTAATGATCTATGACCTTATAACGTATGATCTGGACCCTGCCAATACTGAAACGTACCAGCATGCTGCAGCCGGTTATGTGCATAGCCTGCACGGCGTAAACCCGATGCAACTGGTATACCTGAGTAATATGTTTAACGATGGCGCGGAAAACGGTGTAAGAGAATTCTACCATTCCTGGTTCAAAGACGGCAGCGCCAAATGGGACCGGGTAGGAACATCGCAGTTCGGGCCGCCACCAGGTTTTTTAACCGGAGGTCCCAACCCGTCTTACGACTGGGATGGTGTTTGCCCAGGCAATGCAGGATGCAACGCCATTTCCATAACTCCGCCCAAAGGTCAGCCTGCCCAGAAAAGTTACAAAGATTTTAACCACTCCTGGCCATTAAACTCCTGGTCGGTTACAGAGAATTCAACAGGCTACCAGGCAAACTATATCCGGTTGCTCTCCAAATTCGTTACTTTGTCGCCTCAGGCGCCCCTGGCAGTAAAGGCCGAACAGGTGGCAACTTTCAGCTTATACCCAAACCCTGCGCAGCAGGTAGTGCATATCGGGTTACCTGAACTGGTAAAGGGAAAGATTGCCGTGAAAATTCAGGATGTGCAGGGCAAAGAGGTGCTGAGCGGAAGCTTCGACAACAAAGCCTCTTTTAGCCTGCCTACTACCGATCTGGCCGATGGTATTTACATTTTACAGGTGATGTATGCTAATCGGGTGATGACGAAGAAGTTTGTGAAGCAGTAA
- a CDS encoding helix-turn-helix domain-containing protein, translating into MIQPELGKKILDLRKAKGLTQEELVEKCNISVRTLQRIESGEVTPRSYTIRIIFAALDYNHADVIGKNNLISDGYAKASNSFSYFFNLKHNKMVKLSLLSIPFLVTVLALFFRYPTTTGAQHKTEVRAQILKLNADFIQTYNAGEMDSLSKLYVGDASLIMGNAIPVVFNNLPEVRGVLASNHFLHSTTSKTSASWKGDLRKRLFPIQW; encoded by the coding sequence ATGATACAACCTGAACTAGGAAAGAAAATACTAGACTTAAGAAAAGCCAAAGGATTAACGCAGGAAGAGCTTGTAGAGAAATGTAACATCAGTGTACGGACACTGCAACGGATAGAATCCGGAGAAGTCACTCCCAGGAGCTATACTATCAGAATCATTTTTGCAGCCCTTGATTATAACCATGCCGATGTGATTGGTAAAAATAATCTTATCTCAGATGGATATGCAAAAGCTAGTAACTCATTTTCATATTTTTTTAACTTAAAACATAACAAAATGGTAAAACTATCGCTGCTATCTATCCCATTTCTGGTTACAGTATTAGCCTTATTCTTTCGGTACCCAACCACCACCGGAGCCCAACATAAAACAGAAGTACGTGCACAAATTCTAAAATTGAACGCTGATTTTATTCAAACGTACAATGCCGGAGAAATGGACTCCCTCAGTAAATTGTACGTTGGCGATGCCAGCCTCATAATGGGTAATGCAATTCCTGTGGTGTTCAACAACCTGCCTGAAGTACGGGGCGTGCTGGCATCAAATCATTTCTTACACTCTACCACCAGCAAAACGTCCGCTTCCTGGAAAGGAGATCTAAGAAAACGGTTATTTCCGATTCAGTGGTAG